A window from Theropithecus gelada isolate Dixy chromosome 1, Tgel_1.0, whole genome shotgun sequence encodes these proteins:
- the LOC112606040 gene encoding PRAME family member 1 isoform X1 — translation MSIRAPPRLLELAGQSLLRDQALAVSAMEELPRVLYLPLFMEAFSRRHFEALTVMVQAWPFTRLPLGSLMKTLHLETLKALLEGLHMVLTQKDRPRRWKLQVLDLRDVDENFWAVWPGAWALSCSPEATSMRQTAEDCPRMGEHQPLKVFIDICVKEIPQDECLRYLFRWVYQRRGLVHLCCSKLVNYLTPIKYLRKSLKIIHLDSIQELEIRNMSWPRLIRKLRCYLKEMKNLRKLIFSRCHHYTSDNDLEGRLVAKFGSVFLRLEHLQSLKIKLVTFFSGHLEQLIRCLQNPLENLELTCGYLLEEDVKCLSQYPSLGYLKHLNLSYVPLFRLSLEPLGALLEKVAATLETLILEGCQIHYSQLSAILPGLSCCSQLTTFYFGRNFMSVDALKDLLRHTSGLSKLSLETYPAPDESLNSLVRVDWEIFTPLRAELMQTLREVRQPRRIFIGPTPCPSCGSSPSEELELHLCC, via the exons ATGAGCATCCGGGCCCCACCCAGGCTCCTGGAGCTGGCGGGGCAGAGCCTGCTGAGAGACCAGGCCTTGGCCGTCTCTGCCATGGAGGAGCTGCCCAGGGTGCTCTATCTCCCACTCTTCATGGAGGCCTTCAGCAGGAGACACTTCGAGGCTCTGACGGTGATGGTGCAGGCCTGGCCCTTCACCCGCCTCCCTCTGGGATCGCTGATGAAGACGCTTCATCTGGAGACTTTAAAAGCATTGCTGGAAGGGCTTCATATGGTGCTTACACAGAAGGATCGCCCCAG GAGGTGGAAACTTCAAGTTCTGGATTTGCGGGATGTTGATGAGAATTTCTGGGCTGTATGGCCTGGAGCCTGGGCCCTGTCCTGCTCCCCAGAGGCCACGAGTATGAGGCAGACAGCAGAGGACTGTCCGAGGATGGGAGAGCACCAGCCCTTGAAGGTGTTCATAGACATCTGCGTCAAGGAAATACCTCAGGATGAATGCCTGAGATACCTCTTTCGGTGGGTTTACCAAAGGAGAGGTTTAGTACATCTGTGCTGTAGTAAGCTGGTGAATTATCTAACGCCGATTAAATATCTCAGAAAGTCATTGAAAATAATCCACCTGGATAGTATTCAGGAGCTGGAAATCCGCAACATGTCTTGGCCACGTCTGATAAGAAAGCTTCGTTGTTACCTGAAGGAGATGAAGAATCTTCGCAAACTCATTTTCTCCAGGTGCCATCATTACACGTCAGACAATGACCTCGAGGGACGGTTAGTCGCCAAATTCGGCTctgtgttcctcaggctggaACACCTCCAGTCgcttaaaataaaattggtcACCTTCTTCAGTGGACACCTGGAACAGCTGATCAG GTGCCTCCAGAACCCCTTGGAGAACTTGGAATTGACTTGTGGCTACCTATTGGAAGAGGACGTGAAGTGTCTCTCCCAGTACCCAAGCCTCGGTTACCTGAAGCATCTGAATCTCAGCTACGTGCCGCTGTTCCGCCTCAGTCTTGAGCCCCTCGGAGCTCTGCTAGAGAAAGTTGCTGCCACTCTCGAGACCCTCATCTTGGAGGGCTGTCAGATCCACTACTCCCAACTCAGTGCCATCCTGCCTGGCCTGAGTTGCTGCTCCCAGCTCACCACTTTCTACTTTGGCAGAAATTTCATGTCTGTGGATGCCCTGAAGGACCTGCTGCGCCACACCAGCGGACTGAGCAAGTTAAGCCTGGAGACATATCCCGCCCCTGATGAGAGTTTGAATTCCTTGGTTCGTGTCGATTGGGAGATCTTCACCCCGCTTCGGGCTGAGCTGATGCAGACACTGAGGGAAGTCAGGCAGCCCAGAAGGATCTTCATtggccccaccccctgcccttcCTGCGGCTCATCACCGTCTGAGGAACTGGAGCTCCATCTTTGCTGCTAG
- the LOC112609691 gene encoding PRAME family member 18 — MNLQTPPRLLELAGQSLLREEALGISVLEELPRELFPLLFVEAFIRRRCEVLKGMVRAWPFPRLPLGSLMKTPDLEILHYVVDGIDCLLAQKVRPRRWKLQVLDLRDVDENFWTIWSGARPLSCSSKAMSKTQTVEDCPRTGEKQPLKVFMDVCFKEKSLDEGLRFLSGWVQHRRGSVYLCCTKVVNYSTCILNFRNILETVYPDSIQVLEIWNMCWSCIIVEFSRYLSQMRNLRKLFVSDGCHYYLPSPDSKEQLVAAFSSVFRRLDYLQTLYIRRICFFKGYLDRLIRCLKSPLETLALTYGSLEEEDLKCLPRYPSLSQLKQLNLSHGVLRFLRLEPLRALLEKVAATLQTLFLVDCGIGNSKLRVILPALSRCSNLTTFCFHGNDTSMDTLKDLLRHTGRLSKLSLETYPAPRESLDNRGRVVWELLTPLQAELMRILREVRQPNRIFFGPVSCPCCGTSPTEQLELSFCFWRSPA; from the exons ATGAACCTCCAGACCCCACCCAGACTACTGGAGCTGGCAGGGCAGAGCCTGCTGAGGGAGGAGGCCTTGGGCATCTCCGTCCTGGAGGAGCTGCCCAGGGAGCTCTTCCCCCTGCTGTTTGTAGAGGCCTTCATTAGGAGACGCTGCGAGGTTCTGAAGGGGATGGTGCGGGCCTGGCCCTTCCCCCGCCTCCCTCTGGGGTCCCTGATGAAGACGCCTGATCTGGAGATCTTACATTATGTAGTGGATGGGATTGATTGCCTGCTTGCCCAAAAGGTTCGCCCCAG GAGGTGGAAACTGCAGGTGCTGGATTTGCGGGATGTTGATGAGAATTTCTGGACCATATGGTCTGGAGCCAGGCCCCTGTCCTGCTCCTCAAAGGCCATGAGTAAGACGCAGACAGTGGAGGACTGTCCAAGGACAGGAGAGAAGCAGCCCTTGAAGGTGTTCATGGATGTTTGCTTCAAGGAGAAATCCCTGGATGAAGGTCTGCGCTTCCTCTCTGGGTGGGTCCAGCACAGAAGAGGTTCAGTATACCTGTGCTGTACTAAGGTGGTGAATTATTCAACGTGCATTCtaaatttcagaaatatattgGAAACAGTATACCCAGACAGTATCCAAGTGTTGGAAATTTGGAACATGTGCTGGTCATGTATCATAGTAGAGTTTAGCCGTTACCTGAGCCAGATGAGGAATCTTCGCAAACTCTTTGTCTCCGATGGCTGTCATTATTACCTGCCAAGCCCTGACAGCAAAGAACAGTTAGTTGCTGCATTCAGCTCTGTGTTCCGCAGGCTGGACTACCTCCAGACGCTTTATATAAGAAGGATCTGCTTCTTCAAAGGCTACCTGGACCGGTTGATCAG GTGCCTCAAGAGCCCGTTGGAGACATTGGCATTAACTTATGGCTCCCTAGAGGAAGAGGACTTGAAGTGTCTGCCCCGGTACCCAAGTCTCAGTCAACTGAAGCAGCTGAATCTGAGTCACGGTGTGCTGCGCTTCCTCCGTCTTGAGCCCCTCCGGGCTCTGCTAGAGAAAGTTGCTGCCACTCTTCAGACCCTCTTCTTAGTGGACTGTGGGATTGGGAACTCCAAACTCAGGGTCATCCTGCCTGCCCTGAGTCGCTGCTCCAACCTCACCACTTTCTGCTTTCACGGCAATGACACCTCCATGGATACTCTGAAGGACCTGCTGCGTCACACAGGCAGGCTGAGCAAGCTGAGCCTGGAAACATATCCTGCCCCTCGGGAGAGTCTTGACAACAGGGGTCGTGTCGTTTGGGAGCTCCTCACCCCACTTCAGGCTGAGCTGATGCGTATACTGAGGGAAGTAAGGCAGCCCAACAGGATCTTCTTCGGTCCCGTCTCCTGCCCTTGCTGTGGCACGTCGCCCACTGAACAACTGGAGCTCAGTTTTTGCTTCTGGAGAAGCCCTGCCTAG
- the LOC112606040 gene encoding PRAME family member 2 isoform X2 — protein MKGGKVHQTCACHSRSSVLNSLVIMNDSVSNFLSVKGCFEPQERCLQNPLENLELTCGYLLEEDVKCLSQYPSLGYLKHLNLSYVPLFRLSLEPLGALLEKVAATLETLILEGCQIHYSQLSAILPGLSCCSQLTTFYFGRNFMSVDALKDLLRHTSGLSKLSLETYPAPDESLNSLVRVDWEIFTPLRAELMQTLREVRQPRRIFIGPTPCPSCGSSPSEELELHLCC, from the exons ATGAAAGGAGGGAAGGTGCATCAAACCTGTGCATGTCACAGTAGAAGCTCTGTCCTCAACAGCTTAGTGATCATGAATGATTCTGTCTCTAATTTCCTGTCTGTAAAAGGTTGTTTTGAACCCCAGGAAAG GTGCCTCCAGAACCCCTTGGAGAACTTGGAATTGACTTGTGGCTACCTATTGGAAGAGGACGTGAAGTGTCTCTCCCAGTACCCAAGCCTCGGTTACCTGAAGCATCTGAATCTCAGCTACGTGCCGCTGTTCCGCCTCAGTCTTGAGCCCCTCGGAGCTCTGCTAGAGAAAGTTGCTGCCACTCTCGAGACCCTCATCTTGGAGGGCTGTCAGATCCACTACTCCCAACTCAGTGCCATCCTGCCTGGCCTGAGTTGCTGCTCCCAGCTCACCACTTTCTACTTTGGCAGAAATTTCATGTCTGTGGATGCCCTGAAGGACCTGCTGCGCCACACCAGCGGACTGAGCAAGTTAAGCCTGGAGACATATCCCGCCCCTGATGAGAGTTTGAATTCCTTGGTTCGTGTCGATTGGGAGATCTTCACCCCGCTTCGGGCTGAGCTGATGCAGACACTGAGGGAAGTCAGGCAGCCCAGAAGGATCTTCATtggccccaccccctgcccttcCTGCGGCTCATCACCGTCTGAGGAACTGGAGCTCCATCTTTGCTGCTAG